A window of the Bradyrhizobium diazoefficiens genome harbors these coding sequences:
- the rplM gene encoding 50S ribosomal protein L13, with product MKTFSAKPAEVTKKWVLIDAKGLVVGRLATIVAMRLRGKHLPTYTPHVDCGDNVIIINAQHAVLTGRKREQKTYYKHTGYVGHVKERTARQILEGKHPERVLEKAVERMIPRGPLGRVQMGNLRVYGGADHPHEAQTPEKIDIAKLNRKNTRAA from the coding sequence ATGAAAACCTTTTCGGCAAAGCCGGCTGAGGTGACGAAGAAGTGGGTACTGATCGACGCCAAGGGTCTGGTCGTCGGCCGTCTCGCCACCATCGTTGCCATGCGCCTGCGCGGCAAGCACCTCCCGACCTACACCCCGCACGTTGATTGCGGCGACAACGTCATCATCATCAATGCCCAGCATGCGGTCCTCACCGGCCGCAAGCGCGAGCAGAAGACCTATTACAAGCACACCGGCTATGTCGGCCACGTCAAGGAGCGCACCGCGCGCCAGATCCTTGAAGGCAAGCATCCCGAGCGCGTGCTCGAGAAGGCCGTCGAGCGCATGATCCCGCGTGGTCCGCTTGGTCGCGTCCAGATGGGCAACCTCCGCGTTTATGGCGGTGCCGATCATCCGCACGAGGCCCAGACGCCCGAGAAGATCGACATCGCCAAGTTGAACCGCAAGAACACGAGGGCCGCATAA
- the rpsI gene encoding 30S ribosomal protein S9, with amino-acid sequence MAESIQSLDQLSQLKTAAAPDAPKHEKKVDKFNRAYATGKRKDAVARVWIKPGAGKVTVNSREVEVYFARPVLRMMIEQPFSVAARSGQYDVICTVAGGGLSGQAGAVRHGISKALTYFEPELRTVLKKGGFLTRDSRVVERKKYGKAKARRSFQFSKR; translated from the coding sequence ATGGCCGAATCCATTCAGTCGCTCGACCAGCTCTCGCAGCTCAAGACCGCGGCGGCGCCCGACGCGCCCAAGCACGAGAAGAAGGTCGACAAGTTCAATCGCGCCTACGCCACCGGCAAGCGCAAGGACGCGGTCGCCCGCGTCTGGATCAAGCCGGGTGCCGGCAAGGTCACGGTCAACTCGCGCGAGGTCGAGGTCTATTTCGCTCGTCCGGTGCTGCGCATGATGATCGAGCAGCCGTTCTCCGTGGCTGCGCGTTCCGGCCAGTACGACGTCATCTGCACCGTCGCCGGCGGCGGTCTATCCGGTCAGGCCGGTGCTGTCCGTCACGGCATCTCCAAGGCGCTCACCTATTTCGAGCCCGAGCTGCGCACCGTCCTCAAGAAGGGCGGCTTCCTCACCCGCGACTCCCGCGTGGTCGAGCGTAAGAAGTACGGCAAGGCCAAGGCCCGCCGGTCCTTCCAGTTCTCGAAGCGTTAA